In Mycolicibacterium phocaicum, one DNA window encodes the following:
- the ripC gene encoding peptidoglycan hydrolase RipC: MSLHRTHRTICGLKRPVAGAIAGLTILGSAFAGNVMADPADDAVAKLNELSRQAEQTTEAMHAAQLDLDKKLAAAKAADSKHEAAAAAAEVAKNDLATYQDSVDKIAAAQYMGGRTDGIDAILTADSPQGLIDQLSVQRVMAGEMAAQMANFHSASDSAAKAEADSAKSASEAKTAAEQAAAVRADLQSKQSKLQVQIAIVKSRYTALTPSQRQALAALPPAPAAPPAPAPDALPAPGDDPAINAAGPNPPAEAVPVPSEGGGTAAGAIAVQAALTRIGDPYVWGAAGPGQFDCSGLVMWAFQQAGISLPHSSYAQAAGGQAVSRDQMQPGDVVSYYSDASHVGIYIGDGMMVHASTFGVPVRVAPVDNAPIYNVRRY, from the coding sequence TTGAGTCTCCACCGCACACACCGCACCATATGCGGTCTTAAACGACCAGTAGCCGGTGCGATCGCGGGGCTCACCATACTTGGTAGTGCATTTGCGGGCAACGTCATGGCCGATCCGGCCGACGATGCCGTAGCAAAGCTCAACGAGCTCTCGCGCCAGGCGGAACAGACCACCGAGGCCATGCACGCCGCGCAGCTCGATCTGGACAAGAAGCTGGCTGCCGCGAAGGCCGCCGACTCCAAGCACGAGGCCGCCGCTGCCGCCGCGGAAGTCGCCAAGAACGACCTGGCTACCTACCAGGACTCGGTCGACAAGATTGCTGCGGCGCAGTACATGGGCGGCCGCACCGACGGCATCGACGCCATCCTGACCGCCGATTCCCCGCAGGGTCTGATCGACCAGCTCTCGGTCCAGCGCGTGATGGCCGGTGAGATGGCCGCGCAGATGGCCAACTTCCACAGCGCCTCCGACTCCGCCGCGAAGGCCGAGGCCGACTCGGCCAAGTCGGCGTCCGAAGCCAAGACCGCGGCCGAGCAGGCCGCCGCCGTGCGTGCCGATCTGCAGTCCAAGCAAAGCAAGCTGCAGGTGCAGATCGCCATCGTCAAGTCCCGTTACACCGCGCTGACGCCGAGTCAGCGGCAGGCGCTCGCGGCACTCCCGCCGGCTCCCGCCGCCCCGCCGGCGCCCGCCCCGGATGCCTTGCCGGCCCCGGGTGACGATCCCGCCATCAACGCCGCCGGCCCCAACCCGCCCGCCGAGGCGGTTCCCGTCCCGTCGGAAGGTGGCGGCACCGCTGCCGGCGCCATCGCGGTGCAGGCCGCACTGACCCGCATCGGCGACCCGTATGTCTGGGGTGCCGCCGGTCCCGGCCAGTTCGACTGCTCGGGCCTGGTGATGTGGGCGTTCCAGCAGGCCGGCATCTCGCTGCCGCACTCGAGCTACGCGCAGGCCGCCGGCGGCCAAGCGGTGTCGCGTGACCAGATGCAGCCCGGTGACGTCGTGAGTTACTACTCCGATGCCTCGCACGTGGGCATCTACATCGGCGACGGCATGATGGTCCACGCCTCGACGTTCGGTGTGCCCGTGCGGGTCGCTCCGGTCGACAACGCGCCGATCTACAACGTGCGTCGCTACTGA
- a CDS encoding peptidase, which yields MTAFWGEDWRRQITIVTTGTDEEFRALAGGRQEFAAATTVDRIVFGPGAAAMGPGALRIVLRHELFHYASRPVTAADAPWCLTEGVADYVSRPRTPRPAPADMAVLPTNADFQVTGPALSLAYDRAWWFARFVGARFGDPVLRRLYLAACGAGHPDLDAALTATLGLRGDALTAAWRQWLAAPG from the coding sequence GTGACCGCATTCTGGGGCGAGGACTGGCGCCGTCAGATCACCATCGTGACCACCGGGACCGACGAGGAGTTCCGGGCGCTGGCCGGCGGACGTCAGGAGTTCGCCGCGGCGACCACCGTCGACCGCATCGTGTTCGGGCCCGGCGCCGCCGCGATGGGACCGGGTGCGCTGCGAATCGTGTTGCGCCACGAGCTTTTCCACTATGCCTCCCGGCCGGTCACGGCCGCCGACGCGCCCTGGTGCCTGACTGAAGGCGTCGCCGACTACGTCAGCCGCCCGCGCACCCCGCGACCCGCACCCGCCGACATGGCGGTGCTGCCCACCAACGCCGACTTCCAGGTCACCGGCCCGGCGCTGTCGCTCGCCTATGACCGCGCCTGGTGGTTCGCCCGGTTCGTCGGCGCGCGGTTCGGCGATCCGGTGCTGCGCCGGCTGTATCTGGCCGCCTGCGGCGCCGGTCATCCTGATCTCGACGCCGCACTGACCGCCACGCTCGGCCTGCGGGGCGACGCGCTGACCGCTGCGTGGCGGCAGTGGCTCGCGGCCCCGGGCTGA
- a CDS encoding glycosyltransferase family 4 protein — MSSPSLRSPRTSRVLLLTNDFPPRKGGIQSYLESLVNELLGRGSHELTVYAPKWKGAPEYDKAAAAAGYEVVRHPTTLMVPEPTVALRMRRLIAEHDIDTVWFGAAAPLALLAPLAREAGATRVVASTHGHEVGWSMLPIARNALRHIGNNTDVVTFVSHYTRNRFAAAFGPDAALEYLSPGVDVDRFVPDEVARAELRTRYGLGQRPVIVCLSRLVPRKGQDMLIRALPEIRQRIDGAALVIVGNGPYRDDLQKLARRYDVTDHVVFTGGVPGDELPAHHAMADVFAMPCRTRGNGLDVEGLGIVFLEASACGVPVVAGDSGGAPETVVEGETGHVVDGRDVAEIAAAVSDILADPDRGAAMGAAGRQFVVDNWQWKLKGERLAELL; from the coding sequence ATGTCTTCCCCGTCGCTGCGCTCGCCCCGGACGTCTCGGGTGCTGCTGCTGACCAACGATTTCCCGCCCCGCAAGGGCGGCATCCAGTCGTATCTGGAGAGCCTGGTCAATGAGCTGCTCGGCCGCGGGTCGCACGAGCTGACGGTGTACGCCCCGAAATGGAAGGGCGCACCGGAATACGACAAGGCCGCCGCGGCCGCCGGCTATGAGGTGGTCCGCCATCCGACGACGCTGATGGTGCCCGAACCGACCGTCGCGCTGCGGATGCGCCGCCTCATCGCCGAGCACGACATCGACACGGTGTGGTTCGGCGCGGCCGCGCCGCTGGCGCTGTTGGCCCCGCTGGCCCGCGAAGCCGGCGCGACCCGGGTGGTGGCCAGCACGCACGGGCACGAGGTGGGTTGGTCGATGCTGCCCATCGCGCGAAACGCGTTGCGCCACATCGGAAACAACACCGACGTGGTGACCTTCGTCAGCCACTACACGCGCAACCGGTTCGCCGCGGCGTTCGGGCCGGACGCGGCGCTGGAATACCTGTCGCCCGGGGTCGACGTCGACCGCTTCGTCCCCGACGAGGTGGCCCGGGCCGAGTTGCGGACCCGGTACGGGCTGGGGCAGCGGCCGGTGATCGTCTGCCTGTCCCGCCTGGTGCCGCGCAAAGGGCAGGACATGCTGATCCGGGCACTGCCCGAGATCCGGCAACGGATCGACGGCGCCGCACTGGTGATCGTCGGCAACGGGCCGTACCGCGACGACCTGCAGAAGCTGGCGCGGCGCTACGACGTCACCGACCATGTGGTGTTCACCGGCGGCGTGCCCGGCGACGAGTTGCCGGCCCACCATGCGATGGCCGACGTCTTCGCCATGCCGTGCCGGACCCGGGGCAACGGTCTCGATGTCGAGGGCCTCGGGATCGTCTTCCTCGAGGCCTCGGCGTGCGGTGTGCCGGTGGTCGCCGGTGACTCCGGGGGCGCACCGGAAACCGTCGTGGAAGGCGAGACCGGCCACGTGGTCGACGGTCGCGACGTCGCCGAAATTGCGGCCGCCGTCAGTGACATCCTCGCCGACCCCGACCGGGGCGCCGCTATGGGCGCCGCCGGCCGTCAGTTCGTCGTCGACAACTGGCAGTGGAAGCTCAAGGGCGAGCGGCTCGCCGAGCTTCTCTAG